One segment of Argiope bruennichi chromosome 11, qqArgBrue1.1, whole genome shotgun sequence DNA contains the following:
- the LOC129956518 gene encoding uncharacterized protein LOC129956518, with protein sequence MFKTAKGFLKEDLLFVAEEIGETLPDKVKISELKDIILNSKVYLDDPDFVTNILVTAVSQRKLKEEQKQKQTEYEESGKIREHELELARIRATLPITGESQNTVISGAKKKFNLPKLEFRQFNGDIKDWLQFWSQFQHIHNDDEIAPENKFQYLVQATVNGSRAREVVESFPATAANYAKAVESLKARFGRDELLVEVYVRELLKLIISVQKHEKISMTSLYDKLESYLRALETLGVTTDKCASILYPMVESCFQEDFLKAWNRSASSAVSTDAKDRLTNLMTFLKAETEGEERINLAMAGFGLGADENRQSFKKKVRDFPMKKVPTAANLLTTASKEVKKECVFCTGKHSSPDCFQAQKMSLAERYNILREKQCCFACLIPKHTSRSCKAFLRCVICGKKHVPLMCESLEAKNQDSFKSENKSPNVEVNMANNTSSPRVFLQTLKLKMVCGNKEIPVRAILDSGSQKTYVLKNVVEKMGYIPLRKEILMHSLFGGIKSDKCEHNCYRIKLRNQDNSVTCNLEALDQPSICDKISSVTPGSWITELREMKIRLSDVGEEPQSVQVLLGSDVIGKLMTGQRRVLSCGLVAMETPWRHLLGWTLSGKVPENEMSSCNAMLVASLFVKEMDISQLWRLDSLGIQDPSEQKTKEELHKASMEHFLRTVKVDEEERFLVSLPWLDGHLSLPDNFNLALKRLQVTTHKLKKENLFQEYGDVFKEWEREGIIEEVPQEEIKSACHYLPIDMW encoded by the coding sequence ATGTTTAAAACAGCTAAGGGCTTCTTGAAAGAGGACTTGTTGTTTGTAGCTGAAGAAATTGGAGAGACACTGCCTGATAAGGTAAAAATTTCTGaactgaaagatattattttgaatagcaAAGTGTATTTGGATGATCCAGACTTTGTGACAAATATTTTAGTAACGGCCGTGAGCCAGCGAAAActaaaagaagaacaaaaacaaaagcaaacaGAATATGAAGAAagtggaaaaataagagaacacgAACTGGAATTGGCGAGAATCAGAGCAACGTTGCCAATTACAGGTGAGTCTCAAAATACTGTTATATCTGgtgctaaaaagaaatttaatctgccaaaattagaatttagacaGTTTAATGGCGATATTAAAGATTGGCTACAATTTTGGAGCCAATTTCAACACATTCATAACGATGATGAAATCGCGCCTGAgaacaaatttcaatatcttgTGCAAGCTACTGTAAATGGATCACGAGCCCGAGAAGTAGTAGAAAGCTTCCCGGCAACAGCAGCCAATTATGCCAaagcagttgaaagtttaaaagcaCGATTTGGGAGAGATGAACTATTAGTAGAAGTTTATGTTCGGGAATTATTGAAGTTGATAATCTCAGTTCAGAAACATGAGAAAATATCGATGACATCTCTCTATGATAAACTCGAATCTTATCTGAGAGCCTTGGAGACTTTAGGAGTGACTACTGATAAAtgtgcttcaattctttatcccATGGTGGAGTCTTGTTTTCAAGAGGACTTTTTGAAAGCATGGAATAGAAGTGCTTCTTCAGCAGTCTCAACTGATGCTAAAGACCGTTTAACCAACTTGATGACTTTTCTTAAAGCAGAAACGGAGGgcgaagaaagaattaatttggcTATGGCTGGTTTTGGCTTGGGTGCAGATGAAAATCGccaatcatttaagaaaaaagtaagagATTTTCCAATGAAAAAGGTACCTACAGCTGCCAATTTATTGACTACAGCTTCAAAAGAAGTGAAGAAAGAATGTGTTTTCTGTACTGGGAAACACTCGAGCCCAGACTGTTTTCAAGCTCAGAAGATGAGTTTGGCTGAAaggtataatattttaagagagaagCAATGTTGTTTTGCTTGCTTAATACCAAAGCATACATCTCGTTCTTGTAAGGCATTTTTAAGATGTGTAATATGTGGGAAAAAGCATGTCCCACTTATGTGTGAGTCTCTAGAGGCTAAGAATCAAGATTCATTCAAGAGTGAGAATAAGAGTCCAAATGTTGAAGTTAATATGGCCAACAACACTTCTAGTCCCAGGGTGTTCCTCCAaacgttaaaattaaaaatggtgtgTGGTAACAAAGAAATCCCAGTTAGGGCAATTCTAGATTCTGGGTCACAAAAGACTTATGTATTAAAGAATGTTGTTGAGAAAATGGGATATATCCCACTCAGAAAAGAAATTCTGATGCATTCATTGTTTGGGGGCATTAAATCTGACAAGTGCGAACATAATTGCTATAGGATAAAACTGAGAAATCAAGACAACAGTGTTACATGCAACCTGGAAGCATTAGACCAGCCATCTATATGTGACAAAATTTCATCAGTCACTCCAGGTTCATGGATTACAGAGCTCCGTGAGATGAAGATCAGGCTATCAGATGTAGGGGAGGAGCCACAATCTGTTCAAGTGCTTCTTGGTTCAGATGTGATAGGGAAGCTCATGACTGGCCAGCGTAGAGTTCTATCCTGTGGGCTTGTTGCCATGGAGACACCATGGAGACACTTACTTGGCTGGACTCTGTCAGGTAAAGTTCCTGAGAATGAGATGTCATCATGCAATGCTATGCTGGTGGCCTCTCTATTTGTGAAAGAGATGGATATCTCCCAATTATGGAGATTAGATTCCTTGGGGATCCAAGATCCTTCAGAACAAAAAACCAAAGAGGAGCTTCATAAAGCGTCGATGGAGCACTTCTTAAGAACTGTCAAGGTCGATGAAGAAGAGCGATTCCTTGTCTCCCTACCTTGGCTTGACGGTCATTTGTCTCTTCCAGACAACTTCAATTTGGCACTCAAAAGGTTGCAAGTGACAACCCATAAGCTGAAGAAGGAAAACTTATTTCAAGAATACGGTGATGTCTTTAAAGAATGGGAACGAGAAGGCATAATTGAAGAAGTTCCCCAAGAGGAAATAAAGTCTGCTTGTCACTATCTGCCCATTGACATGTGGTGA
- the LOC129956519 gene encoding uncharacterized protein LOC129956519, which translates to MQSNAFQDEKLLAKMQAFKDEDGLLRIRTKLADSCEKEDFKFPILLPANDVVVKLIREEHIKAMHAGSSILLARLKEKFWIIRAKRLVKQVLSECVICKRYKAKHLEVPFAPLPKNRVTQTKVFEITGVDYAGPLYLKSKGKAWIVLFTCAVYRAVHFELVRSLTTDTFIQALRRFIARRGRISVLYSDNGTNFVGTNNALRALDWDKISVYSTAQKITWKFIPPTAAWWGGWWERIVRMLKELLRRVLGKSIINYEELLTVLCDCESIINARPLTYIQDDPNELLPLTPSMFIHGNSNYETPDLDKVDRSLLVKRTKYLQKLREDLRQRFRNEYLALLVHRGTRKRDVLEVGDVVLIGHDNIRRIDWPLGVILEVYPGKDGVPRVARIRTSHDERIRPFQRLYPLEVSAKTEIDVLKASGKSGLSVEKTPDLPTDHVPDSPTDNVPDSPTDHVPDSPADHVPDLPADQVPNSPVERTDISEEIHHTKTRLERTIKVPRKLDL; encoded by the coding sequence ATGCAGTCAAATGCCTTTCAAGATGAGAAACTTCTTGCTAAAATGCAAGCATTTAAAGATGAAGATGGGCTTCTGAGAATAAGAACCAAACTAGCAGATAGTTGTGAGAAGGAAGATTTCAAGTTCCCAATTCTCTTACCTGCCAATGATGTTGTAGTAAAATTAATTCGAGAGGAGCATATAAAAGCAATGCATGCAGGCTCTTCAATATTACTTGCCCGGCTTAAAGAGAAATTTTGGATAATTAGAGCCAAAAGATTAGTTAAGCAGGTTCTTTCTGAGTGTGTGATTTGCAAGCGTTATAAAGCTAAACATCTTGAAGTGCCCTTCGCTCCTCTGCCTAAAAATAGAGTTACTCAGACAAAGGTATTTGAAATAACAGGTGTAGACTATGCAGGTCCTCTTTATCTTAAGTCGAAAGGAAAGGCCtggattgttttatttacttgtgCTGTCTACAGAGCAGTGCATTTTGAATTGGTCCGATCACTCACTACTGATACTTTTATTCAAGCCTTAAGACGGTTCATTGCAAGAAGAGGCAGGATTTCAGTACTTTACAGTGACAACGGTACTAATTTCGTAGGGACAAATAATGCGTTGCGAGCATTAGATTGGGATAAAATTTCTGTGTACTCAACTGCTCAGAAAATCACTTGGAAATTTATCCCACCCACAGCAGCCTGGTGGGGTGGATGGTGGGAGCGTATTGTGAGAATGCTCAAAGAGCTTTTACGTCGAGTGTTAggaaaatctattataaattatgaagaacTCCTAACCGTCTTATGTGACTGTGAGTCCATAATCAATGCTAGACCGTTGACATACATACAAGATGATCCAAATGAATTGCTACCTTTGACCCCATCAATGTTTATTCACGGAAACAGCAACTATGAAACGCCAGATTTAGATAAAGTAGATCGATCTTTGTTGGTAAAACGCACCAAATATTTGCAGAAGTTGCGTGAAGATCTTAGACaaagatttagaaatgaatatcttGCTCTTCTGGTCCACAGAGGGACAAGGAAAAGGGATGTTTTAGAAGTGGGCGATGTTGTACTGATTGGTCATGACAATATTCGACGCATTGACTGGCCTCTTGGTGTTATCTTGGAGGTTTATCCTGGCAAAGATGGTGTCCCTAGAGTAGCGAGAATTAGAACCTCCCATGATGAGAGGATCCGTCCCTTCCAAAGGCTTTATCCATTGGAAGTGTCAGCAAAAACTGAAATTGATGTTTTGAAGGCCTCAGGAAAAAGTGGCTTATCTGTTGAGAAGACTCCTGATTTACCTACTGACCATGTTCCTGATTCACCTACTGACAATGTTCCTGATTCACCTACTGACCATGTTCCTGATTCACCTGCTGATCATGTTCCTGATTTACCTGCTGACCAGGTTCCCAATTCTCCTGTTGAAAGGACTGATATTTCTGAGGAGATACACCATACCAAAACAAGATTAGAAAGGACCATAAAAGTTCCTCGTAAATTGGACTTGTGA
- the LOC129957574 gene encoding coiled-coil domain-containing protein 43-like, giving the protein MAVESSEDIFNKWLTKKLETFEIEDEVMSSYISSIITTDDVDTDKTDNLKDILQGLVQGIDIDALCKEILDEWSACNGQKSNAPENEQKFDLSHKVSLIMEKSVQPVLKPANRSVEEEKLREAILSRCTYVSSEDEDYDSDEGGAAASGTSAPPSQNQNVEAVAQAERERRMKMKSEAEQKKVQDKVNREKQKQKQDERREKERKRTQKQERRR; this is encoded by the exons ATGGCTGTGGAGAGtagtgaagatatttttaataaatggttaaCCAAAAAgcttgaaacttttgaaattgaaGATGAAGTAATGTCTTCCTACATCAGCAGCATTATTACAACTGACGATGTCGATACTGACAAAACAGATAATCTGAAAGATATATTGCAGGGCTTGGTG CAAGGTATAGATATTGATGCCCTGTGCAAAGAAATTTTGGATGAATGGTCTGCATGCAATGGACAAAAATCAAATGCACCAGAAAATGAAC AGAAGTTTGATCTCAGTCACAAAGTATCCTTGATTATGGAAAAAAGTGTGCAGCCTGTTTTAAAGCCAGCTAACCGCTCTGTGGAGGAAGAAAAATTAAGAGAAGCTATCTTGTCTCGATGCACATATGTCTCTTCTGAAGACGA agattatGATTCTGATGAGGGAGGAGCAGCAGCATCTGGAACTTCTGCCC CTCCTTCTCAGAACCAAAATGTTGAGGCTGTTGCTCAAGCTGAGCGTGAAAGacgaatgaaaatgaaatcagaaGCAGAGCAAAAGAAGGTGCAGGACAAAGTCAATCGGGAGAAGCAGAAACAGAAGCAGGATGAACGCAGGGAGAAGGAACGTAAACGAACTCAGAAGCAGGAACGTAGGCGGTGA